From a region of the Janthinobacterium sp. 61 genome:
- the nhaR gene encoding transcriptional activator NhaR: MSTLNFKHLRYFWMVAKTGSIARAAEQLHLTPQSISGQLSEFADTLGVELFRRSGRQLELTDTGRRILSHAESIFSTGDALLEIVRDQSRTATTTFRVGCADSVSKLIACRLVAPALGLAEPLRIICREGRLASLLADLAVHRLDLIMADRPMPAHLSVRGFNHLLGESGMTLFGTPALAATLTGGFPQCLDGAPLLLPGEDFAIYGRLLQWLGDNHLHPRIVGEFDDSAMMKAFGQSGAGLFFAPTVIAPQVCEQYAVMALGRVDSLVEQVYAITTERRLSHPATIAISQSARHELFV, encoded by the coding sequence ATGTCCACACTTAACTTCAAGCACTTGCGCTATTTCTGGATGGTGGCCAAGACGGGCAGCATCGCCCGCGCGGCCGAACAGCTGCACCTGACGCCGCAATCGATTTCCGGGCAGCTCAGCGAGTTTGCCGACACCCTGGGCGTGGAATTGTTCCGCCGCAGCGGGCGCCAGCTGGAATTGACGGATACGGGCCGGCGCATCCTCAGCCATGCCGAAAGCATTTTCAGCACGGGTGACGCATTGCTGGAAATCGTGCGCGACCAGTCGCGCACGGCGACGACGACGTTTCGCGTGGGCTGCGCCGATTCCGTGTCGAAACTGATCGCCTGCCGCCTGGTCGCGCCCGCGCTGGGCCTGGCCGAACCGCTGCGCATCATTTGCCGCGAAGGGCGGCTGGCCAGCCTGCTGGCGGACCTGGCCGTGCACCGGCTCGACCTGATCATGGCGGACCGGCCCATGCCGGCCCATTTGAGCGTGCGCGGTTTTAACCATTTGCTGGGCGAAAGCGGCATGACCCTGTTCGGCACGCCAGCCCTGGCCGCCACCCTGACTGGAGGCTTCCCGCAATGCCTGGATGGCGCGCCGCTGCTGCTGCCCGGTGAAGACTTCGCCATTTACGGGCGCTTGCTGCAGTGGCTAGGCGACAATCATCTGCACCCGCGCATCGTCGGCGAATTTGACGACAGCGCCATGATGAAGGCCTTCGGCCAGTCCGGCGCCGGCCTGTTTTTCGCGCCCACCGTCATCGCGCCCCAGGTCTGCGAACAGTACGCCGTGATGGCGCTGGGCCGGGTCGACAGCCTGGTCGAGCAAGTCTACGCGATCACCACGGAACGGCGTTTGAGCCACCCGGCCACCATCGCCATCAGCCAGAGCGCGCGGCACGAACTGTTCGTGTAA
- a CDS encoding TerB family tellurite resistance protein encodes MRTYEMNSPQAAGRILALMMVVDGNLASAELQAMHRSKILEHIDLAPATFQQLLQDLCDDMLTSTVHGAVQLANGVIDSLLDEIDDPDLRRKLLQAMWKIADADDWLADGEAVLLARASAAWSAETNFRAHGA; translated from the coding sequence ATGCGTACCTATGAAATGAACAGTCCCCAGGCAGCGGGACGTATTTTGGCCCTGATGATGGTAGTCGACGGCAACCTGGCCAGCGCCGAGCTGCAAGCCATGCACCGCAGCAAGATTCTCGAGCATATCGACCTGGCGCCAGCCACTTTTCAGCAACTGTTGCAAGACTTGTGCGACGACATGCTGACGTCGACCGTGCATGGCGCCGTGCAGCTGGCCAATGGCGTGATCGACAGCCTGCTCGATGAAATCGATGACCCGGATCTGCGCCGCAAGCTGCTGCAAGCCATGTGGAAGATCGCCGATGCGGACGACTGGCTGGCCGATGGCGAAGCCGTGTTGCTGGCCCGCGCCAGCGCGGCATGGTCGGCGGAAACGAATTTCCGCGCGCATGGTGCCTGA
- a CDS encoding MarR family winged helix-turn-helix transcriptional regulator, giving the protein MVVEAEGSAMAKAQGMALQNMRVVMRAAQRHSAQIEKQCGVSGAQLWVMQELLEQPGLRMGELASKISIHQTTASNLVDALVKKAYVRKARDQPDQRVVTLTLTAEGQAVIAGAPQPARGLLPSALAQLDPDSLAHLNQGLNALLAVVAPDDRQAGMQPFPFTM; this is encoded by the coding sequence ATGGTGGTGGAAGCGGAAGGTTCGGCGATGGCCAAGGCGCAAGGCATGGCCTTGCAAAACATGCGCGTCGTCATGCGCGCGGCGCAGCGGCACTCGGCACAGATCGAGAAACAATGTGGCGTGTCGGGCGCGCAATTGTGGGTGATGCAGGAATTGCTGGAGCAGCCAGGCTTGCGCATGGGCGAGCTGGCCAGCAAGATATCCATCCACCAGACGACGGCCAGCAACCTGGTCGATGCGCTGGTGAAAAAAGCCTATGTGCGCAAGGCGCGCGACCAACCCGACCAGCGCGTGGTCACGTTGACCTTGACGGCGGAGGGCCAGGCCGTGATCGCCGGCGCGCCGCAGCCGGCCCGCGGCTTGCTGCCCAGCGCGCTGGCCCAGCTGGACCCCGACAGCCTGGCGCACCTGAACCAGGGCTTGAACGCCTTGCTGGCCGTGGTCGCCCCCGATGACAGGCAGGCGGGCATGCAGCCGTTTCCTTTCACCATGTAA
- a CDS encoding toxin-antitoxin system YwqK family antitoxin, protein MPYRQTMRTVRLALLGALMTALPLAAQEQTQEQQQAAAQWQQQAQDKSIYLDEDYAASDVRHAAYALRTAPVRDEALGAWHVLLEFPDAPGTVALETYATDLDLRQATFVHLRKWYYPNGQLARDERLDAKGNVLTGGASFYANGQVKQRVTLLPNGRDSISENYHENGQLMNRISYHGKQMADGEYVSYGPNGKMSSHAFLKGGKMHGVQEVFYANGKLFQRSHFINDKQDGEFLTLAEDGKVLARKVWVDGEADGWSFESHDNGQLAQKALYRKGKLLSMQKWGSNGKPSIAWQQDAQGREQGDVTQWHDNGVRAKVIPMRDGQRHGLLQVWASDGSLLQLVPYEHGKKQGIERRWDKLGKQVWEKAWQAGAPVPAGL, encoded by the coding sequence ATGCCTTATCGACAGACCATGCGGACCGTGCGCCTGGCGCTGCTGGGGGCGCTCATGACGGCCCTGCCGCTGGCGGCGCAGGAGCAGACACAGGAGCAACAGCAGGCTGCGGCACAGTGGCAGCAGCAAGCGCAGGACAAGAGCATCTACCTGGACGAAGACTATGCGGCGAGCGACGTGCGCCACGCCGCGTATGCGCTGCGCACGGCGCCCGTGCGCGACGAGGCGCTGGGCGCCTGGCACGTGCTGCTGGAGTTTCCCGACGCGCCGGGCACGGTGGCGCTGGAAACCTACGCCACGGACCTTGATTTGCGCCAGGCCACGTTCGTCCACCTGCGCAAGTGGTATTACCCGAATGGACAACTGGCCCGCGATGAGAGGCTGGACGCCAAGGGCAATGTGCTGACCGGTGGCGCGTCATTCTATGCCAACGGGCAGGTCAAGCAGCGCGTGACCCTGCTGCCGAACGGGCGCGACAGCATCTCCGAGAATTACCATGAAAATGGCCAGCTGATGAACCGCATCAGCTACCACGGCAAGCAGATGGCCGATGGCGAGTACGTGTCATACGGGCCGAATGGCAAGATGAGCAGCCACGCCTTCCTGAAAGGCGGCAAGATGCATGGCGTGCAGGAAGTGTTTTACGCCAATGGCAAACTGTTCCAGCGTAGTCATTTTATTAATGACAAGCAGGATGGCGAGTTCCTCACCCTGGCCGAGGATGGCAAGGTGCTCGCCCGCAAGGTCTGGGTGGATGGCGAAGCCGACGGCTGGTCATTTGAAAGCCATGACAATGGCCAACTGGCGCAAAAGGCACTGTACCGCAAAGGCAAGCTGCTCAGCATGCAGAAGTGGGGCAGCAACGGCAAGCCGTCGATCGCCTGGCAGCAGGACGCGCAGGGGCGCGAGCAGGGCGATGTCACGCAATGGCATGACAACGGCGTGCGCGCCAAGGTCATCCCCATGCGCGATGGCCAGCGCCATGGCTTGCTGCAAGTCTGGGCCAGCGACGGCAGCCTGCTGCAGCTCGTGCCGTATGAGCACGGCAAGAAGCAGGGCATCGAGCGCCGCTGGGACAAGCTGGGAAAACAGGTATGGGAGAAGGCTTGGCAGGCCGGAGCGCCAGTGCCTGCCGGGCTATAG
- a CDS encoding chloride channel protein: protein MKHLHDIPSAFKHEFANPRLWWSRAVVVGMAAIAGLVVVGFTWLAEEALDLFLFFNGKAWWFALLWTPACAALLVWLTRRYAMGAAGSGIPQVMATLDAAVAPEQRSLFVSLKLSAAKIVLTAGGLLGGLSLGREGPSVQIAAGVMLAARRWLPRHSQVSAHSLLVAGGAAGIAAAFNTPLAGVMFAIEELSRSPEQRNSGLIVAGIVLAGMMAVSIHGNATHFGIIHPGPIGLALALPGLLVTLVAGVAGGLFARLLLASARGNPLGRLSAWRKGRPVLFAAVCGLLVAAIGIASHGATFGSGTVATRAMLDGASDASPAFVAFKYVATWLTVWSGVPAGIFAPSLAIGAGIGHDIAVLLHYPHAPALIALGMVGFLAAATQAPLTAFIIVMEMVDGHGMVLSLMACAVVASTVSRVLSEPLYGALAQLQLQRLPAPPN from the coding sequence ATGAAGCACTTGCACGACATCCCCTCTGCCTTCAAGCATGAATTTGCCAACCCGCGCCTGTGGTGGTCGCGCGCCGTCGTCGTCGGCATGGCCGCCATCGCGGGCCTCGTCGTCGTCGGCTTTACGTGGCTGGCGGAGGAAGCACTGGACCTGTTTCTCTTTTTTAACGGCAAAGCCTGGTGGTTCGCCCTGCTGTGGACACCAGCCTGCGCCGCCTTGCTGGTCTGGCTGACGCGCCGCTACGCCATGGGAGCGGCCGGTTCCGGCATCCCGCAAGTGATGGCCACCCTGGACGCGGCCGTGGCGCCCGAGCAGCGTTCGCTGTTCGTCTCCCTGAAGCTCAGCGCCGCGAAGATCGTCCTGACGGCGGGTGGCTTGCTGGGGGGATTGTCACTGGGGCGCGAAGGGCCGTCCGTGCAGATCGCCGCCGGCGTGATGCTGGCCGCGCGCCGCTGGCTGCCCCGTCACTCGCAGGTGAGCGCCCATTCACTGCTGGTCGCGGGCGGCGCGGCCGGCATCGCGGCCGCCTTCAATACGCCGCTGGCAGGCGTCATGTTTGCCATCGAGGAACTGTCGCGCTCGCCCGAGCAGCGCAACAGCGGCCTGATCGTGGCAGGCATCGTGCTGGCCGGCATGATGGCCGTGTCGATCCACGGCAACGCCACCCACTTCGGCATCATCCACCCCGGCCCTATCGGCCTGGCGCTGGCCTTGCCCGGCTTGCTGGTGACCCTGGTGGCGGGCGTGGCCGGCGGCCTGTTTGCGCGGCTGCTGCTGGCCTCCGCCCGGGGCAATCCGCTGGGCCGATTGTCCGCGTGGAGAAAAGGCCGGCCCGTGCTGTTCGCCGCCGTCTGCGGTCTGCTGGTGGCAGCCATCGGCATCGCCAGCCATGGCGCCACGTTCGGCAGCGGCACGGTGGCCACGCGCGCCATGCTCGATGGCGCCAGCGACGCTTCGCCCGCCTTTGTTGCCTTCAAATATGTGGCCACGTGGCTGACCGTCTGGTCGGGCGTGCCGGCCGGCATCTTCGCGCCCTCTCTGGCCATCGGCGCAGGCATCGGCCACGATATCGCCGTGCTGCTGCACTACCCGCACGCGCCTGCCCTGATCGCGCTGGGCATGGTGGGTTTCCTGGCCGCCGCCACGCAAGCGCCGCTGACAGCTTTCATCATTGTCATGGAAATGGTCGACGGCCACGGCATGGTACTGAGCCTGATGGCCTGCGCCGTGGTGGCCAGCACCGTGTCGCGCGTGCTCAGCGAACCGCTGTACGGGGCGCTGGCGCAGTTGCAGCTGCAACGGCTGCCGGCGCCACCCAACTAA
- a CDS encoding YnfA family protein, whose product MNDAIEWTSLARTFGLFTVTAVAELLGCYLPMLWLSNKGSAWLLLPAAISLLIFVWLLTLHPAASGRVYATYGAIYIATALGWLWLVDGITPAWTDIAGVGLALAGAAVIAMGHKAA is encoded by the coding sequence ATGAACGACGCCATCGAATGGACCAGTCTTGCCCGCACTTTCGGGCTGTTTACCGTCACGGCCGTGGCTGAACTGCTGGGCTGCTACCTGCCCATGCTGTGGCTCAGCAACAAAGGCAGCGCCTGGCTGCTGTTGCCGGCCGCCATCAGCCTCTTGATCTTCGTGTGGCTGCTGACCTTGCATCCAGCCGCCAGCGGCAGGGTGTATGCCACGTATGGCGCCATCTATATCGCCACGGCCCTGGGATGGCTGTGGCTGGTCGACGGCATCACGCCCGCCTGGACGGACATCGCGGGCGTGGGCCTGGCCCTGGCCGGCGCCGCCGTCATTGCCATGGGGCACAAAGCGGCTTGA
- a CDS encoding zinc-binding alcohol dehydrogenase family protein → MKMIGFRKGSSLEENDGLFDMMGELPVPGPREVLVQVRAVGVNPLDTKVRAGLVNVPERVVTLGWDAAGIVHAVGSEVTLFAPGQAVYYAGSFDRTGANAEYHLVDERIAARMPATLDCAQAASVPLAALTAWQLLFERFAITPGDRQPRGSLLVLGGAGGVGSLLIQLARQLTGLTVIATASRKDSADWCRAMGAHHVIDHALPMPAQVAALGVAPVHHIAALSHTAQHVAELVELIAPHGKLAVIDDHDVFDAAPLKGKSISLHWEMVFTRPLYATGDMQEQQRILTRVAALLDEGVLRHTLQQRLSPMDAATLRRAHALQERGGQPGKIVVSD, encoded by the coding sequence ATGAAGATGATTGGATTCAGGAAGGGCAGTAGCTTGGAGGAGAACGATGGCTTGTTCGACATGATGGGAGAATTGCCTGTGCCGGGCCCGCGCGAGGTGCTGGTGCAAGTGCGCGCCGTGGGCGTCAACCCGCTCGACACCAAGGTGCGCGCGGGGCTTGTGAACGTGCCGGAGCGTGTCGTGACCCTGGGATGGGATGCGGCCGGCATCGTGCATGCCGTCGGCAGCGAGGTCACCCTGTTCGCGCCGGGACAGGCCGTGTATTACGCGGGCTCCTTCGACCGCACGGGCGCGAACGCCGAATACCACCTGGTCGACGAGCGCATTGCCGCGCGCATGCCGGCGACCCTGGATTGTGCACAGGCGGCCAGCGTGCCATTGGCGGCACTGACGGCGTGGCAGCTGCTGTTCGAGCGCTTTGCCATCACGCCCGGCGACCGGCAGCCACGGGGCAGCCTGCTGGTGCTGGGCGGCGCGGGCGGCGTCGGTTCGCTGCTGATCCAGCTGGCGCGCCAGTTGACGGGATTGACCGTGATCGCCACCGCCTCGCGCAAGGACAGCGCGGATTGGTGCCGGGCCATGGGCGCGCATCACGTGATCGACCATGCGCTGCCCATGCCGGCACAGGTGGCGGCCCTGGGCGTGGCTCCCGTGCACCATATCGCCGCCCTGTCGCATACGGCGCAGCATGTCGCGGAACTGGTGGAGCTGATCGCGCCGCACGGCAAGCTGGCCGTCATCGACGACCACGATGTTTTTGATGCGGCGCCGCTGAAGGGCAAGAGCATTTCCCTGCACTGGGAAATGGTGTTTACGCGGCCTTTGTACGCTACCGGCGATATGCAGGAACAGCAGCGCATCCTGACCCGCGTGGCGGCACTGCTGGACGAGGGCGTGCTGCGCCACACGCTGCAGCAGCGCCTGTCGCCCATGGACGCGGCCACCTTGCGGCGCGCGCATGCGCTGCAGGAGCGGGGCGGGCAGCCGGGCAAAATCGTGGTCAGCGACTGA
- a CDS encoding toxin-antitoxin system YwqK family antitoxin, translating to MHIQQTMRWLLAAALGMGAALPLAAQEQSAAPTPTLQEEDHTMYLDINFMPSNQRRAVYALRTPPVRDEALGAWHVRLEFPDTPGALAFETYTTDLDLSQVRFVRFRKHYYENGQLLRETYFNAQGEELLGGCVYFENGQVQQRVTALPNGRDSISETYHENGQLAHKTLYHDDEMADGEQVSYAANGAVSHRSYQRNGKMDGVQESFYDDGKLFQRGQFVNGKREGEFVTYAKDGSLLARTVWVHDQPDGWSFESHGNGVVSSKTLYRKGAVLSLQTWEPSGRPNFAWQKDAQGRDHGDTTDWHANGVRASVTPFVKGQRHGLLQTWYSDGSLRQIVPYEHGKKHGIERQWDKAGKLVLEQAWQDGQPVAAK from the coding sequence ATGCACATACAACAGACGATGCGCTGGCTGCTGGCTGCCGCGCTGGGCATGGGCGCAGCCCTGCCGCTGGCAGCGCAGGAACAGTCGGCGGCGCCAACGCCAACCTTACAGGAGGAAGACCACACCATGTATTTGGATATAAATTTTATGCCCAGCAACCAGCGCCGTGCCGTATATGCGCTGCGCACGCCGCCCGTGCGCGACGAGGCGCTGGGCGCCTGGCATGTGCGGCTCGAATTTCCCGACACACCGGGTGCGCTGGCCTTTGAAACCTACACCACCGACCTGGACTTGAGTCAGGTCAGGTTCGTGCGCTTTCGCAAGCATTACTACGAGAATGGCCAGCTGCTGCGCGAAACCTATTTCAATGCCCAGGGCGAGGAGCTGCTGGGCGGCTGCGTGTACTTCGAGAATGGCCAGGTCCAGCAGCGGGTGACCGCGTTGCCGAACGGGCGCGACAGCATCTCGGAAACGTATCACGAGAATGGCCAGCTGGCGCACAAGACGCTGTATCACGATGACGAGATGGCCGATGGCGAGCAAGTGTCGTATGCCGCGAACGGGGCCGTCAGCCACCGCTCGTATCAACGCAATGGCAAGATGGATGGCGTGCAGGAATCGTTTTATGACGATGGCAAGCTGTTCCAACGGGGACAGTTTGTGAATGGCAAGCGCGAGGGCGAGTTTGTCACCTATGCCAAGGACGGCAGCCTGCTGGCCAGGACCGTCTGGGTGCACGACCAGCCCGACGGCTGGTCGTTTGAAAGCCATGGCAATGGCGTCGTGTCGAGTAAAACGCTGTACCGGAAAGGTGCCGTGCTCAGCTTGCAAACGTGGGAGCCGAGTGGCCGGCCCAATTTTGCGTGGCAAAAAGACGCACAGGGGCGCGACCACGGCGACACGACGGACTGGCATGCCAACGGCGTGCGCGCCAGCGTGACACCGTTTGTCAAAGGCCAGCGCCACGGCTTGCTGCAGACCTGGTACAGCGATGGCAGCCTGCGGCAGATCGTGCCGTACGAACACGGCAAGAAGCACGGCATCGAGCGCCAGTGGGACAAGGCCGGCAAGCTGGTGCTGGAACAGGCGTGGCAGGATGGCCAGCCGGTGGCGGCGAAGTAG
- a CDS encoding toxin-antitoxin system YwqK family antitoxin, whose translation MKIVIPVLLATVLASSPIISMANESAILALPSGQSPATLHFDADYQPAVPAAAVYEQRAPLRHDAARQAWHWQLHFAQPPGKLHMDAWLLDADVASPRYAYQRSVYFADGQLALLEERNGEGDFDGVSVEYHANGVVKSRKAYRDGEFEGLHSHYHANGQLSRELRYQAGQPADGQYLSFDAHGQVSNRAHFADGVLSGEAQAFHPNGRLAERGPYLEGQRNGLHQTWWPDGREKSRLNFLHGKPQGWSLLYFANGQLDQKNLFEDGVLLSTQSWREDGTPLHAVEYVDGRKHGLERSWGEGGTRTLCAWQEGRLLRPCSHF comes from the coding sequence TTGAAGATAGTCATACCCGTTTTGCTGGCCACCGTCCTGGCCAGTTCTCCCATCATTTCCATGGCCAATGAGTCGGCCATCCTGGCCTTGCCTTCCGGGCAATCGCCGGCCACCCTGCATTTCGACGCGGATTACCAGCCCGCCGTACCCGCTGCGGCCGTGTACGAGCAGCGTGCGCCGCTGCGCCATGATGCGGCCCGCCAGGCCTGGCATTGGCAGCTGCATTTCGCGCAGCCGCCAGGCAAGCTGCACATGGATGCCTGGCTGCTGGACGCCGACGTGGCGTCGCCCCGCTACGCCTACCAGCGCAGCGTGTATTTCGCCGATGGCCAGCTGGCCCTGCTGGAAGAGCGCAACGGGGAGGGCGATTTCGACGGCGTGAGCGTCGAGTACCATGCGAACGGCGTGGTGAAGAGCCGCAAGGCTTACCGCGACGGCGAGTTCGAGGGCTTGCACAGCCATTATCATGCGAATGGCCAGCTGAGCCGTGAATTGCGGTACCAGGCGGGCCAGCCCGCCGATGGGCAATACCTGAGCTTTGATGCCCATGGCCAGGTGAGCAACCGCGCGCATTTTGCCGATGGCGTGCTGTCGGGCGAGGCGCAAGCGTTTCATCCGAATGGCAGGCTGGCTGAGCGGGGGCCGTATCTGGAAGGCCAGCGCAACGGCCTGCACCAGACGTGGTGGCCGGATGGCCGTGAAAAGTCGCGCCTCAATTTCCTGCATGGCAAGCCGCAGGGCTGGTCGCTGCTATATTTCGCGAATGGCCAGCTGGACCAGAAAAACCTGTTCGAGGATGGCGTCCTGCTGAGCACGCAAAGCTGGCGCGAGGATGGCACGCCACTGCACGCCGTCGAGTATGTCGACGGTCGCAAGCACGGCCTGGAGCGCAGCTGGGGCGAGGGCGGCACGCGCACCCTCTGCGCCTGGCAGGAGGGCCGTTTGCTGCGCCCCTGCAGCCATTTTTAG
- a CDS encoding LysR family transcriptional regulator, with product MQKQNTDNLSGVALFAQLAQAGSFVAAARQAGISPSAVSKSLARLEQRLGARLFQRSTRQLSLTTEGKLFLARSETILAEMQVAQEELAGNLAPRGRLRLGLPELGGLFLSALAEFSRQHPAIALDLDFSDALADVVGDGFDAVIRIGAPRDSRLAARKLGQFRSCLVASPAYLARHGTPSHPLELQQHACLHYRFRHSGKIEQWQLRQEADAAPLDLPVSMVCNNVDARLHFARQGLGIAWLPDFHARGALAEGSLVEVLKDYAITDHRAHSCWLLWPSGPHLAPKVRALVDFLAEAGILLPAAHGSGA from the coding sequence ATGCAAAAGCAGAATACCGATAACCTCTCCGGCGTGGCCCTGTTCGCGCAACTGGCACAGGCGGGCAGCTTTGTCGCCGCCGCGCGCCAGGCCGGCATTTCGCCGTCGGCCGTCAGCAAGAGTCTGGCGCGCCTGGAGCAACGGCTGGGCGCGCGCCTGTTCCAGCGCAGCACCCGCCAGCTGAGTCTGACGACCGAGGGCAAGCTCTTTCTCGCGCGCAGCGAGACCATCCTGGCGGAAATGCAGGTGGCGCAGGAGGAGCTGGCGGGCAATCTGGCGCCGCGCGGCCGTCTGCGCCTGGGCTTGCCGGAACTGGGCGGCCTGTTCCTGTCCGCGCTGGCCGAATTTTCCCGGCAGCACCCCGCCATCGCGCTGGACCTGGACTTTTCCGACGCGCTGGCCGACGTCGTCGGCGATGGCTTCGACGCCGTCATCCGCATCGGCGCGCCCCGCGATTCGCGCCTGGCCGCCCGCAAGCTGGGCCAGTTCCGCTCCTGCCTCGTGGCCTCGCCCGCCTACCTGGCGCGCCACGGCACGCCCAGCCATCCTCTTGAGCTGCAACAGCATGCCTGTCTGCACTACCGTTTCCGCCACAGCGGCAAGATCGAACAGTGGCAGCTGCGCCAGGAGGCGGACGCTGCGCCCCTGGACTTGCCCGTGTCGATGGTGTGCAACAACGTCGATGCGCGCCTGCACTTCGCCAGGCAAGGCCTGGGTATCGCCTGGCTGCCCGACTTTCATGCGCGCGGCGCGCTGGCCGAAGGCAGTCTGGTCGAGGTGCTGAAGGACTACGCGATCACCGATCATCGGGCCCACAGTTGCTGGCTGCTGTGGCCGTCCGGGCCGCACCTGGCGCCAAAAGTGCGGGCGCTCGTCGATTTCCTGGCCGAGGCAGGCATTCTGTTGCCAGCCGCCCACGGATCAGGCGCATGA
- a CDS encoding TerC family protein: MNGLESIATAPMWAGFIAFVLVMLALDLFVFGGNKAHKVSVKEAATWSLVWVSLALLFNGGLWWYLNGTAGPEIANQKALEFFSGYLIEKALSVDNVFVFLLIFSAFQVPIQYQRRVLIYGVLGAIVMRAVMIMAGAWVVSEFSWVLYLFGAFLLITGMRMLVAADAEPDVANNPVLRFARRHLRVADGDHGERFFVAKGGLRYVTPLFLVLILIEVTDLVFAVDSIPAIFAITTDPFIVFTSNLFAIMGLRALYFLLVDVADRFHMLKYGLAMVLVFIGAKMLIMPWYHVPVEASLLVVAVLIVSSCVASVFITRSDKK, encoded by the coding sequence ATGAACGGCCTGGAAAGTATTGCGACGGCACCCATGTGGGCCGGCTTCATCGCCTTTGTCCTGGTGATGCTGGCACTGGACCTGTTCGTCTTCGGCGGCAACAAGGCGCACAAGGTCAGTGTCAAGGAAGCGGCGACGTGGTCGCTCGTGTGGGTCAGCCTGGCCCTGCTGTTTAACGGCGGCCTGTGGTGGTATCTGAACGGTACGGCCGGTCCCGAGATCGCCAACCAGAAGGCGCTGGAATTTTTCTCCGGCTACCTGATCGAGAAAGCGCTGTCGGTCGATAACGTGTTCGTCTTCCTGCTGATCTTCAGCGCCTTCCAGGTACCGATCCAGTACCAGCGCCGCGTGTTGATTTACGGCGTGCTGGGCGCGATCGTCATGCGTGCCGTGATGATCATGGCCGGGGCCTGGGTGGTAAGCGAGTTCAGCTGGGTGCTGTATCTGTTTGGCGCCTTCCTGTTGATTACCGGCATGCGCATGCTGGTGGCGGCCGATGCAGAGCCGGACGTGGCGAACAACCCCGTGCTGCGCTTTGCCCGCCGCCACTTGCGGGTAGCGGACGGCGACCATGGTGAGCGTTTCTTCGTGGCAAAGGGTGGCTTGCGCTATGTCACCCCGCTGTTCCTGGTGCTGATCCTGATCGAGGTGACGGACCTGGTGTTCGCGGTCGATTCGATCCCGGCGATCTTCGCCATCACGACGGACCCGTTCATCGTCTTCACGTCGAACCTGTTCGCCATCATGGGATTGCGGGCCCTGTACTTCCTGCTGGTGGACGTGGCTGACCGCTTCCACATGCTCAAGTATGGCCTGGCGATGGTGCTGGTGTTCATCGGCGCCAAGATGCTGATCATGCCGTGGTACCACGTGCCGGTGGAAGCTTCGTTGCTGGTGGTGGCAGTGCTGATCGTATCGAGCTGCGTGGCGAGCGTATTCATCACCCGCAGCGACAAGAAATAA